One genomic segment of Planctomycetia bacterium includes these proteins:
- the purU gene encoding formyltetrahydrofolate deformylase, with amino-acid sequence MGLIREIVLVDCPDEVGLIHRITGVLQDRGLNIESNHEFVDAATRHFFFRAEVTQAAPPTAGGPLAAGLARVLPATARIRVTRVDRRPIVVCATREPHCVGELLLLDAIGELPGRIAAVVSNHDLLRGLVERFGVAFHHVPVLGDDREAHEAALTAAIDAHAPEYVVLARYMRVLSEPFIARYPERIVNIHHSFLPAFAGASPYRQAFARGVKLIGATAHFVTAELDAGPIIAQDVIPVDHAFTAERMAQAGSDVEKLVLARAVRLVLEERVFLHGGRTVVFG; translated from the coding sequence GTGGGCCTGATCCGTGAGATCGTGCTCGTCGACTGCCCCGACGAGGTCGGCCTGATCCATCGGATCACCGGCGTCCTCCAGGATCGGGGACTGAACATCGAGAGCAATCACGAGTTCGTGGACGCGGCGACGCGGCACTTCTTCTTCCGCGCCGAGGTGACGCAGGCCGCCCCACCGACGGCTGGCGGACCGCTGGCGGCCGGTCTGGCCCGGGTGCTGCCGGCGACCGCCCGGATCCGCGTGACCCGCGTCGACCGGCGGCCGATCGTGGTCTGCGCCACCCGCGAGCCGCACTGCGTCGGCGAGCTCCTGCTGCTCGACGCGATCGGCGAATTGCCGGGGCGGATCGCGGCCGTCGTCTCCAATCACGACCTGCTCCGCGGGCTCGTCGAGCGGTTCGGGGTCGCGTTTCACCACGTGCCCGTTCTCGGCGACGACCGCGAGGCCCATGAGGCCGCGCTGACCGCGGCCATCGATGCCCATGCGCCCGAGTACGTCGTCCTCGCCCGCTACATGCGGGTGCTCTCCGAACCGTTCATCGCCCGCTACCCGGAGCGGATCGTCAACATCCACCACTCGTTCCTGCCGGCGTTCGCCGGCGCGAGTCCCTACCGGCAGGCCTTCGCCCGGGGCGTGAAGCTGATCGGGGCCACGGCACACTTCGTGACCGCGGAGCTCGATGCCGGGCCGATCATCGCCCAGGACGTGATCCCGGTCGATCACGCGTTCACGGCCGAGCGGATGGCCCAGGCGGGCAGCGACGTCGAGAAGCTCGTCCTCGCCCGCGCCGTGCGGCTGGTGCTCGAGGAGCGGGTCTTCCTTCACGGCGGCCGGACGGTGGTCTTCGGCTGA
- a CDS encoding ATP-binding protein: protein MAPAPRQPTPSKPAGKRSVARAAEQAGVPSAIEGLGVFYLGQRINEPAGGPTAEPVLVDAKRFTTHAVCVGMTGSGKTGLLISLIEEAALDGIPTLVIDPKGDLANVLLSFPDLAPADFLPWLEPDAAKREGISLEDLAARTASKWASGLAASGQSGERIRRLHEAADMAVFTPGSRSGRPLAMLGSLDPPDTEATDPEIRRERIESLVSGILALVGIDAEPGNSREHVLLSAIVDALWKAGTKVDFGALVRAIPAPPIERVGFLDLENFYPAGDRFQLASRLNTVAAAPGFEAWLDGEPLDVGRLLWTPAGKPRVAVVSIAHLSDPQRMAFVTLLAGAAVSWMRSQGGTSSLRAMFLMDEVFGYLPPTANPPSKTPILTLLKQARAYGLGVVLATQNPVDLDYKGLSNAGLWFLGRLQTARDKARVLDGLEGAAASAGGTFDRGRLDRLLSGLEQRRFLMHSVHGDEETLFQTRWTMSYLRGPLLREEIRRLTAASSAAGAPAATGPTMAAAEGPSRPGMQAPAGGPRPILPPGVREVFLAPESVVSAATPVYYRPAILGRARVRYARPAARIEVDREVICLAPAGDSLGESAWEAAEQLAQPPRVEPGSRTGSFAPVPAALTGPRGYATLATALKSHLGRSSRISVWHAPAIDAYSRPDETEGEFRARIAHRVKEWRDERIEALRARHAAKLASLADRIDRARQKVEREKAEAKNQSLQTYVSIGSAVLGALLGRKKASATNIGRAATSMRSASRAARQQADVAHAEESLSVLEERRVQLEEEIDRELEQIRLEASPEAVAVEEIEIPAKKTDITVDDVVLAWVPEAPAATPQAERTPWA, encoded by the coding sequence ATGGCCCCAGCGCCACGCCAGCCGACTCCCAGCAAACCCGCCGGCAAGCGGTCCGTCGCCCGTGCGGCCGAGCAGGCCGGAGTGCCCTCCGCCATCGAGGGACTCGGTGTCTTCTACCTCGGGCAACGGATCAACGAGCCCGCGGGCGGACCGACCGCCGAACCGGTGCTCGTCGATGCCAAGCGGTTCACGACTCACGCCGTCTGCGTCGGCATGACCGGCAGCGGCAAGACCGGCCTGCTCATCAGCCTGATCGAGGAGGCCGCGCTCGACGGCATCCCCACGCTGGTCATCGATCCCAAGGGGGACCTGGCCAACGTCCTGCTCTCGTTTCCCGACCTCGCCCCCGCCGACTTCCTCCCCTGGCTCGAGCCCGACGCCGCCAAGCGTGAGGGCATCTCGCTCGAGGATCTCGCGGCCCGGACCGCCAGCAAGTGGGCCAGCGGCCTCGCCGCCAGCGGGCAGTCGGGCGAGCGGATCCGCCGGCTTCACGAGGCCGCCGACATGGCGGTGTTCACGCCCGGCAGCCGCTCGGGACGGCCGCTGGCGATGCTCGGCAGCCTCGATCCACCCGACACAGAGGCCACCGACCCGGAGATCCGCCGCGAGCGGATCGAGTCGCTCGTCTCCGGCATCCTGGCATTGGTCGGCATCGATGCCGAGCCGGGCAACAGCCGCGAGCACGTCCTCCTCTCGGCGATCGTCGACGCCCTGTGGAAGGCGGGCACGAAGGTCGATTTTGGCGCCCTCGTGCGGGCCATCCCCGCGCCCCCGATCGAGCGGGTCGGTTTCCTCGACCTGGAAAACTTCTACCCCGCCGGCGACCGTTTTCAACTGGCCAGCCGGCTCAACACCGTGGCCGCCGCCCCGGGCTTCGAGGCCTGGCTCGACGGCGAGCCACTCGACGTCGGCCGGCTGCTCTGGACCCCCGCGGGCAAGCCGCGGGTCGCCGTCGTCTCCATCGCCCACCTCTCCGACCCGCAGCGGATGGCGTTCGTCACGCTCCTCGCCGGCGCCGCCGTGTCGTGGATGCGGTCGCAGGGGGGCACGTCGTCACTCCGCGCCATGTTCCTCATGGACGAGGTCTTCGGCTACCTGCCGCCGACCGCCAATCCACCGAGCAAGACGCCGATCCTCACGCTCCTCAAGCAGGCCCGCGCCTACGGGCTGGGCGTCGTGCTCGCCACGCAGAACCCCGTCGATCTCGACTACAAGGGGCTTTCCAACGCCGGCCTGTGGTTCCTCGGCCGGCTGCAGACGGCCCGCGACAAGGCCCGCGTGCTCGACGGCCTCGAGGGGGCGGCCGCGTCGGCGGGGGGCACGTTCGATCGCGGCCGGCTCGACCGGCTGCTCTCCGGGCTCGAGCAGCGCCGGTTCCTCATGCACAGCGTGCATGGCGACGAGGAGACGCTGTTCCAGACCCGCTGGACGATGTCCTACCTGCGCGGGCCGCTGTTGCGCGAGGAGATCCGCCGGCTCACGGCGGCGTCGTCGGCTGCCGGTGCGCCTGCCGCGACCGGGCCGACGATGGCCGCGGCGGAGGGACCATCCCGGCCCGGCATGCAGGCGCCGGCCGGCGGCCCGCGGCCGATCCTGCCCCCGGGGGTGCGCGAGGTGTTTCTCGCACCCGAGTCGGTCGTGTCGGCCGCCACGCCGGTGTACTACCGGCCGGCGATCCTCGGCCGGGCCCGGGTGCGGTACGCCCGGCCCGCGGCGCGGATCGAGGTCGATCGGGAGGTAATCTGCCTGGCCCCCGCCGGCGACTCGCTCGGCGAGTCGGCCTGGGAGGCGGCGGAGCAGCTCGCGCAGCCGCCGCGGGTCGAGCCCGGCTCGCGGACGGGCTCGTTCGCACCGGTGCCGGCGGCCCTCACGGGCCCGCGCGGCTACGCGACCCTCGCCACGGCGCTCAAGAGCCACCTCGGCCGCAGTTCGCGGATCTCGGTCTGGCACGCGCCGGCCATCGACGCCTATTCGCGCCCCGACGAGACGGAAGGCGAGTTTCGCGCCCGCATCGCCCATCGCGTCAAGGAGTGGCGCGACGAGCGGATCGAGGCGCTGCGTGCCCGGCATGCCGCCAAGCTGGCGAGCCTTGCCGACCGCATCGACCGCGCCCGGCAGAAGGTTGAGCGGGAGAAGGCCGAGGCCAAGAACCAGTCGCTGCAGACCTACGTCTCGATCGGCTCGGCCGTCCTCGGCGCCCTGCTCGGCCGGAAGAAGGCGTCGGCCACGAACATCGGCCGGGCGGCGACGTCGATGCGGTCGGCGAGCCGTGCCGCCCGGCAGCAGGCCGACGTGGCCCATGCCGAGGAGAGCCTGTCGGTTCTCGAGGAGCGGCGCGTGCAGCTCGAGGAGGAGATCGACCGCGAGCTGGAGCAGATCCGGCTCGAGGCCAGCCCCGAGGCGGTCGCCGTCGAGGAGATCGAGATCCCGGCGAAGAAGACCGACATCACCGTGGACGACGTCGTCCTCGCCTGGGTGCCGGAGGCCCCCGCGGCGACCCCGCAGGCGGAGCGCACGCCGTGGGCCTGA
- the nusG gene encoding transcription termination/antitermination protein NusG: MAAAFEHEGSESPVAPAAAEPNSLPASAGATAAQAAAPEPLVDDEDDGAPAELDDPFAGGENARPVEVVVAEKAAPKGDMQWYILKVQSNREDSIREALLRRISLQGVQPFFGEVIVPKEQVTDFKGGKKRVVTRKLYPGYILVNMILNDETWYLVRETGGIGDFTGSAGRPSPMLPQDVAKLLHKDEERTDETPRLKINFKKGDRVKINEGTFENFEGEVETIDEANGRVTVMLSIFGRSTPVDIEYWQIEAV; the protein is encoded by the coding sequence ATGGCCGCTGCGTTCGAACATGAGGGAAGCGAATCCCCGGTGGCACCCGCCGCCGCGGAACCGAACAGCCTCCCGGCTTCAGCCGGCGCGACGGCCGCGCAGGCCGCTGCGCCGGAACCGCTCGTCGACGACGAGGACGACGGCGCGCCCGCCGAACTCGACGACCCCTTCGCCGGCGGTGAGAACGCACGGCCCGTGGAGGTCGTCGTCGCGGAGAAGGCGGCTCCGAAGGGGGACATGCAGTGGTACATCCTCAAGGTGCAGAGCAACCGTGAGGATTCGATCCGTGAGGCCCTGCTTCGCAGGATCTCCCTCCAGGGCGTGCAGCCGTTCTTCGGCGAGGTGATCGTGCCCAAGGAGCAGGTCACCGACTTCAAGGGGGGCAAGAAGCGGGTCGTGACCCGCAAGCTGTACCCCGGCTACATCCTCGTCAACATGATCCTCAACGACGAGACCTGGTACCTCGTCCGCGAGACCGGGGGCATCGGCGACTTCACCGGCTCGGCCGGCCGGCCGAGCCCGATGCTGCCCCAGGACGTGGCCAAACTCCTCCATAAGGACGAGGAGCGGACGGACGAGACGCCCCGCCTGAAGATCAACTTCAAGAAGGGGGACCGGGTCAAGATCAACGAGGGCACGTTCGAGAACTTCGAGGGCGAGGTCGAGACGATCGACGAGGCCAACGGCCGGGTCACGGTGATGCTCAGCATCTTCGGTCGCTCCACCCCGGTCGACATCGAATACTGGCAGATCGAGGCCGTGTGA
- the tuf gene encoding elongation factor Tu, which produces MAKDTFTRSKPHVNVGTIGHIDHGKTTLTGALVAVQAAKNLAVAKSYADIAKGGTVRDETKTVTIAVSHVEYETEKRHYAHIDCPGHADFIKNMITGAAQMDGAILVVSAADGPMPQTREHILLAKQVGVPALVVFLNKVDLVDDPELLDLVEMEIRELLTKYGFPGDDVPIIRGAGKPAYDSPADPAKNKCIADLLAAVDSYIPEPVRELDKPFLMAIEDVFSIEGRGTVATGRIERGEVKVGDEVEIIGLKEKAEKTTVTGVEMFKKLLDRGQAGDNVGCLLRGVAREGIERGQVLAKPGSIKPHRKFECEVYVLSKEEGGRHTPFFAGYRPQFYFRTTDVTGSTKLLSGVEMVSPGDNVKMEVELMVPIAMDDGVRFAIREGGKTVGSGVVTKILD; this is translated from the coding sequence ATGGCCAAGGACACGTTCACGCGGAGCAAGCCGCACGTCAACGTCGGAACGATCGGGCACATCGACCACGGAAAGACCACCCTCACCGGTGCCCTCGTGGCGGTGCAGGCGGCCAAGAACCTGGCCGTCGCCAAGAGCTACGCCGACATCGCCAAGGGTGGTACCGTCCGCGACGAGACGAAGACCGTCACGATCGCGGTCAGCCACGTGGAGTACGAAACCGAAAAGCGGCACTACGCCCACATCGACTGCCCCGGTCACGCCGACTTCATCAAGAACATGATCACCGGTGCCGCCCAGATGGACGGGGCAATCCTCGTGGTCAGCGCTGCCGACGGCCCCATGCCGCAGACGCGGGAGCACATCCTTCTGGCCAAGCAGGTCGGTGTGCCGGCGCTGGTGGTGTTTCTCAACAAGGTCGATCTCGTCGACGATCCGGAACTCCTCGACCTCGTCGAGATGGAGATCCGCGAACTGCTGACGAAGTACGGATTCCCCGGCGACGATGTGCCGATCATCCGCGGGGCGGGCAAGCCGGCCTACGACAGCCCGGCCGATCCGGCAAAGAACAAGTGCATCGCCGATCTGCTCGCGGCGGTGGACAGCTACATCCCCGAGCCCGTCCGCGAGCTCGACAAGCCGTTCCTGATGGCGATCGAGGACGTGTTCTCGATCGAAGGCCGCGGCACCGTGGCCACGGGCCGTATCGAGCGCGGCGAAGTGAAGGTGGGCGACGAAGTGGAGATCATCGGCCTCAAGGAAAAGGCCGAGAAGACCACCGTCACGGGAGTCGAGATGTTCAAGAAGCTGCTCGACAGGGGACAGGCCGGCGACAACGTCGGCTGCCTGCTCCGCGGCGTGGCCCGCGAGGGCATCGAGCGCGGCCAGGTGCTCGCCAAGCCGGGGTCGATCAAGCCCCACAGGAAGTTCGAGTGCGAGGTGTACGTGCTGTCGAAGGAGGAAGGGGGGCGGCACACGCCGTTCTTCGCGGGCTACCGTCCGCAGTTCTACTTCCGCACCACGGACGTCACCGGCTCGACGAAGCTCCTCAGCGGCGTGGAGATGGTGTCTCCCGGCGACAACGTCAAGATGGAGGTCGAGCTGATGGTGCCGATCGCCATGGACGACGGCGTCCGGTTCGCCATCCGCGAGGGTGGCAAGACGGTCGGCTCTGGCGTCGTCACGAAGATCCTCGACTGA
- the rplA gene encoding 50S ribosomal protein L1, giving the protein MPDSKRMRKMLETKPKTEAPLPIAEAVAVLKKFPPTKFDQTVEIHMRLGIDPKQADQIIRGSLVLPHGIGKAKRVVVFAKGNLADDARAAGAEEVGAEELAKKIREGWTDFDVCIAAPDMMGLVGPLGKVLGPRGLMPSPRAGTVTADIKKTVGEYRAGKVEFRNDPTGIVHAVVGKVSFDAPKLADNIRAFIDHVVGMAPASVRGQYVKSISICATMTPGVMVAA; this is encoded by the coding sequence GTGCCAGACAGCAAGCGCATGCGAAAGATGCTCGAGACGAAGCCCAAGACCGAGGCCCCGCTGCCGATCGCCGAGGCGGTGGCGGTGCTGAAGAAGTTCCCGCCCACGAAGTTCGACCAGACGGTCGAGATCCACATGCGGCTGGGTATCGACCCCAAGCAGGCCGACCAGATCATCCGCGGCTCGCTCGTGCTCCCCCACGGCATCGGCAAGGCGAAGCGGGTCGTGGTGTTCGCCAAGGGCAACCTCGCCGACGACGCCCGTGCCGCCGGCGCCGAAGAGGTGGGGGCCGAGGAACTCGCCAAGAAGATCCGCGAGGGCTGGACCGACTTCGATGTCTGCATCGCGGCTCCCGACATGATGGGCCTCGTCGGACCGCTCGGCAAGGTGCTCGGGCCGCGTGGCCTGATGCCCAGCCCGCGCGCCGGCACCGTGACGGCCGACATCAAGAAGACCGTCGGCGAATACCGGGCGGGGAAGGTCGAATTCCGCAACGACCCCACGGGCATCGTGCACGCCGTGGTGGGCAAGGTGAGCTTCGACGCCCCCAAACTCGCCGACAACATCCGCGCGTTCATCGACCATGTCGTCGGCATGGCGCCGGCGAGCGTCCGCGGCCAGTATGTGAAGAGCATCTCGATCTGCGCGACGATGACGCCCGGCGTCATGGTCGCCGCCTGA
- the rplL gene encoding 50S ribosomal protein L7/L12 — MATAEATREFTKETKELGDKIVGLTLKAAKELSDYLDEVHGIKPAAGGAVVMAAPAGGAAGAGAGEAAAEKTEFDVVLENFGDNKIGVIKVVRAATGLGLKEAKDLVEGCPAKVKEGISKADAEKLKKELEEAKAKVSIK; from the coding sequence ATGGCAACGGCTGAAGCGACCCGCGAGTTCACGAAGGAAACCAAGGAGCTCGGCGACAAGATCGTCGGTCTCACCCTCAAAGCTGCCAAGGAGCTTTCCGACTACCTCGACGAGGTTCACGGCATCAAGCCGGCCGCAGGCGGCGCGGTCGTGATGGCCGCCCCGGCTGGCGGTGCGGCTGGTGCCGGCGCTGGCGAAGCTGCCGCGGAGAAGACCGAGTTCGACGTCGTGCTCGAGAACTTCGGCGACAACAAGATCGGCGTCATCAAGGTCGTGCGTGCCGCGACCGGCCTCGGCCTCAAGGAGGCCAAGGATCTCGTCGAAGGCTGCCCGGCGAAGGTCAAGGAGGGTATCTCCAAGGCCGACGCCGAGAAGCTCAAGAAGGAGCTGGAAGAGGCAAAGGCAAAGGTTTCGATCAAGTAA
- the secE gene encoding protein translocase subunit SecE — MAGITSENRLNRGSLIGEFFRADVYKRTQGRMARQFTFAALAAIIGIGTWQLAAQLPVWFGGLSTIGSDYGLLRFVLPAALLAIGLWVCWRIVNIPSFAEFLIAVEVEMAKVSWPSADEVFRSSAVIIFLIFALSAILAGYDLFWAFLLRPVLRG, encoded by the coding sequence ATGGCAGGCATCACATCTGAAAATCGGTTGAACCGCGGATCTCTCATCGGGGAGTTCTTCCGGGCCGACGTCTACAAGCGAACCCAGGGTCGGATGGCGCGGCAGTTCACGTTCGCCGCCCTGGCCGCGATCATCGGCATCGGCACCTGGCAGCTCGCGGCCCAACTGCCGGTCTGGTTCGGAGGACTGTCGACGATTGGGAGCGACTATGGCCTGTTGCGGTTCGTCCTCCCCGCGGCGCTGCTCGCGATCGGCCTCTGGGTCTGCTGGCGGATCGTCAACATCCCGTCGTTCGCCGAGTTCCTGATCGCGGTTGAGGTGGAGATGGCAAAGGTGTCCTGGCCGTCCGCGGACGAGGTGTTCCGCAGTTCGGCGGTCATCATCTTTCTGATCTTCGCCCTGTCGGCAATATTGGCTGGGTATGATCTTTTTTGGGCCTTTCTCCTTCGCCCGGTGCTGAGGGGTTAG
- the rplJ gene encoding 50S ribosomal protein L10 has translation MSKLVKNMLVDDLRTRLTGVGDVILVSVGQLDAVKTAQLRQTLRKKRIHLQLIKNSLARRATEGTPLAPAFSSTEGMLAIAWGGEDVVDLAKELDRLTSVKGFEGFECRGGALDGSRLESADVKRVAKWPTRSEQLSLLSGQILSIGGRLSGQILAAGGTLAGQIASRAEELEKASGEPAA, from the coding sequence ATGAGCAAACTCGTCAAGAACATGCTGGTCGACGACCTCCGCACCCGGCTCACCGGCGTCGGCGATGTGATCCTCGTGAGCGTCGGCCAGCTCGACGCCGTCAAGACGGCCCAGCTCCGCCAGACGCTGCGAAAGAAGCGGATCCATCTGCAGCTCATCAAGAACAGCCTCGCTCGCCGGGCGACCGAGGGCACGCCGCTGGCCCCGGCCTTTTCCAGCACCGAGGGGATGCTGGCCATCGCCTGGGGTGGCGAGGATGTCGTCGATCTTGCGAAGGAACTCGATCGCCTCACCAGCGTGAAGGGCTTCGAGGGGTTCGAGTGCCGTGGCGGGGCTCTCGACGGCAGCCGGCTCGAGTCCGCCGACGTGAAGCGGGTGGCGAAGTGGCCGACCCGATCCGAGCAGCTCTCCCTCCTATCCGGCCAGATCTTGTCGATCGGCGGCAGGCTTTCGGGGCAGATTCTCGCCGCGGGGGGCACCCTGGCCGGCCAGATCGCATCCCGGGCGGAGGAGTTGGAGAAGGCTTCGGGAGAGCCGGCCGCCTGA
- the rplK gene encoding 50S ribosomal protein L11, with protein MAKQMVGQAKFQVPGGQATPAPPVGTSLGRFGINLGQFVQQFNDRTREAAGMPIPVVVTVYNDRSFEFITKSPPAAALLKKAAGLAKGSGVPNKDKVGKVTKSQLDEIVRLKTADLNARDGEHARRMIEGTARSMGITVEG; from the coding sequence ATGGCGAAGCAGATGGTCGGGCAGGCGAAGTTCCAGGTGCCGGGTGGGCAGGCCACCCCCGCGCCGCCGGTGGGCACGTCGCTCGGCCGGTTCGGCATCAACCTCGGGCAGTTCGTTCAGCAGTTCAACGATCGCACCCGCGAGGCCGCGGGCATGCCGATCCCGGTCGTGGTCACCGTGTACAACGACCGCTCGTTCGAGTTCATCACCAAGAGCCCGCCGGCGGCGGCCCTGCTCAAGAAGGCGGCCGGCCTCGCCAAGGGCTCGGGCGTTCCCAACAAGGACAAGGTCGGGAAGGTCACCAAGTCGCAGCTCGACGAGATCGTGCGGCTCAAGACCGCCGACCTCAACGCCCGCGACGGCGAACACGCCCGACGGATGATCGAGGGCACCGCCCGGAGCATGGGGATCACCGTCGAGGGCTGA